One Drechmeria coniospora strain ARSEF 6962 chromosome 01, whole genome shotgun sequence genomic region harbors:
- a CDS encoding zinc finger domain-containing protein yields MRQRYRTPYHYLLTPQPALCGRTPTCYRRTPTHPPSSAVASHTHSPSIPNPASSHNPDNAINIDDDAQSLRIPDILATASRRSRGLAAAGTPSPDSDDLATVVLPLPKSLPMASSKEMLPASRPPPHQRPSLSNSSPSGGLAGRQTHARTNSNSLLTSSLNVNHRVSRRKSVTNPAHNVAALTAAIASGEQSVAMPIANGSRRNTFSKSRVGSLPSPPASLPSQKMLPDAKDSAIDDELPEGSGDEGPAKYQKARMRRASDGQPLAKDSAKKMNRVEVRCEKCGKGYKHSSCLTKHLWEHTPEWSYTSKLLISKHQQVQLLEAASVLVAMNGKESEATPPDSAKDSASELDSASPAASPYSEQAERQSSTDTTPPPMAEAFSFGALSYRDRFNNVGADFPRSHQSPSLKPSLLSGGISSPAFGHFRQPSHERRPPSSGANRTGQEDRDLAAAVELLSCSFGSNNGSYATMTLAADAPPVPPVPAQYRGQDLSLSSTAFINSFPSRQPESFTRGELRRGSEDVKMEDSGDDDDFDLRSRARSDEDDDGVFGRMEE; encoded by the exons ATGCGACAACGGTACCGTACACCGTATCATTACTTACT caCACCTCAGCCTGCACTGTGCGGCAGAACGCCGACTTGCTACAGACGCACCCCCACCCACCCCCCATCTTCCGCTGTTGCCTCACACACACACTCCCCATCCATCCC AAATCCTGCCTCCTCTCACAACCCCGACAACGCCATAAAcattgacgacgacgcacaaTCGCTCCGAATTCCTGATATCCTTGCCACGGCCTCACGACGAAGCAGAGGGCTAGCCGCTGCCGGAACCCCTAGCCCTGACAGCGACGACCTGGCCACCGTCGTCCTGCCTCTCCCCAAGTCGTTGCCGATGGCCTCCTCAAAG GAAATGCTGCCCGCCTCCAGGCCACCGCCGCATCAGCGTCCCTCTCTCTCGAACTCCTCTCCCTCTGgtggcctcgccggccgtcaaACCCACGCCCGAACAAACTCCAATTCCCTCCTCACGAGTTCCCTGAACGTCAATCACCGGGTGAGCCGACGCAAGTCGGTAACCAACCCCGCTCACAACGTTGCCGCTCTCACGGCTGCCATTGCCAGCGGCGAGCAATCCGTGGCCATGCCCATTGCCAACGGCAGCCGGCGCAATACATTCTCCAAGTCGAGGGTCGGCAGCCTTCCCTCCCCGCCGGCCAGCCTGCCGTCCCAAAAGATGTTGCCGGATGCGAAGGATAGTgcgatcgacgacgagcttccCGAAGGATCTGGGGACGAGGGGCCTGCCAAGTACCAGAAAGCGCGTATGAGGCGTGCGAGTGACGGTCAGCCACTGGCAAAGGACTCTGCCAAGAAGATGAACCGCGTCGAGGTTCGCTGCGAAAAATGCGGCAAGGGCTACAAGCACAGCAGCTGCCTGACAAAGCATCT CTGGGAGCACACCCCCGAGTGGTCGTACACCTCGAAACTGCTCATCTCCAAGCACCAGCAGGTGCAGCTGCTggaggcggcgtcggtcCTCGTTGCCATGAACGGCAAGGAGAGCGAGGCAACGCCGCCTGACTCGGCCAAAGATTCCGCGAGCGAGCTcgactcggcctcgcccgctgCCTCGCCTTATTCGGAGCAGGCAGAGCGCCAGAGCTCGACCGAtaccacgccgccgccgatggccgagGCCTTCAGCTTCGGAGCCTTGTCCTATCGTGACAGGTTTAACAACGTCGGTGCCGATTTCCCGCGGAGCCATCAATCGCCGTCGCTGAAGCCGTCTCTCCTCTCGGGTGGCATCTCCAGCCCGGCTTTCGGGCATTTCCGGCAGCCCAGCCACGAGCGGCGCCCACCATCGTCGGGGGCAAACAGGACCGGCCAAGAGGACCGCGACctggccgcggccgtcgagctcctcaGCTGCAGCTTCGGAAGCAACAATGGCTCGTACGCCACCATGACGCTGGCGGCGGATGCGCCCCCCGTGCCGCCTGTCCCGGCCCAGTACCGAGGTCAGGACCTGTCCCTGTCGAGCACGGCCTTTATCAACAGCTTCCCGAGCCGGCAGCCGGAGAGCTTCACCAGAGGCGAGCTGCGACGCGGTAGCGAGGACGTCAAGATGGAAgacagcggcgacgacgacgacttcgacCTGCGATCTCGCGCCCGgagcgacgaagacgacgatggtgtTTTCGGTCGCATGGAGGAGTAA
- a CDS encoding PHD-finger domain-containing protein has translation MVFVAVDREASGDADADVASPKNRSSVYHVSMDMAGTGIESRADPDAHTTVSDFLDFTEYLPSDIVRSLTLIGKLDEAYADASHKVDDLTAQWGRLPSLAGEERPDPAKLRADISEQLQQAVSSRVFSHAEAVRMSENVMRHHAKAKLLLSKLQSMMEHYPAEEPKSPLVPKSPQTSRAKSSVRPTGVDGKKISRHKIPRVTVPGEVLAPYDIHYDSCTDESDISSDSESDIPAGGRRTPAPASRIKLMASKGHKQASRPSRQPFTSAAMTAAVAANAAALLNPPPEGAVVGSADAPWLQLTAYELAKLRKRMKKNATWAPSDTMVARELKNLGRGPDEYRDAKKQAAAEGRPFNPTVPIPMVDKASGVPQLPAGAMSVDALGSGDQPPTTSTSTSTSTSRGMKLNEAKRVKREALAKLAAEEAEESARKMAHAAQLFLGNGGPGNSQDARTPSGNARTGSRSNGKRKRDAEADAPEAERGETPSRPLSKRSKTETLAPPPRQSSVGQGMDGSGSGNPALLTPGSTAAVTQSVTPVPIPMPPQNQSARSAASPTSVTSNGNTITTMIPIKPPASQTPIPLPRTDQRRTMTPIPAPTRDANTRRETRGEAAKRTQQQASAPSHAAEPSIRQSSSRGPTPAPSMTPESHPGRRPSSRGAASQEPPASLATDRTRRASTARNTPAPEFKQPPKRTKRPAPGVVSTTNSGGNSAVGKRKAAPRKKARQAAEAELEEVDDEGKPIDPDEPRYCLCNNVGFGTMIQCDNLEHCKEEWFHLGCVGLSDIPARTTKWYCPDCRRLLNIGERGEVSARGVRK, from the exons ATGGTCTTCGTGGCCGTGGACCGAGAGGCGTCAGgggatgccgatgccgacgttgCATCCCCCAAGAACAGGAGTTCCGTCTACCATGTGTCCATGGACatggccggcaccggcatcgaATCGCGCGCCGACCCCGACGCCCACACGACTGTTAGCGACTTTCTCGACTTTACCGAATACCTGCCCTCCGATATCGTGCGATCCCTGACGCTCATCGggaagctcgacgaggcctaCGCCGATGCCTCGCACAAGGTGGACGACCTGACGGCGCAATGGGGACGGCTGCCGAGTCTCGCGGGCGAAGAGAGGCCCGACCCGGCCAAGCTGCGCGCCGACATCTCggagcagctgcagcaggCCGTCAGCTCCCGCGTTTTCTCTCATGCCGAGGCGGTCAGGATGTCGGAGAACGTGATGCGGCACCACGCCAAGGCCAAGCTGCTGCTCTCGAAGCTTCAGAGCATGATGGAACACTacccggccgaggagccgaaAAGCCCACTGGTGCCCAAGTCGCCGCAGACGTCTCGGGCCAAGTCGTCGGTGCGGCCGACGGGGGTGGATGGAAAGAAAATCTCCCGACACAAGATCCCCCGCGTCACCGTCCCTGGCGAAGTGCTGGCGCCCTATGATATCCACTACGACTCCTGCACCGACGAAAGCGACATTTCCTCCGACTCCGAGTCGGACATACCCGCGGGCGGGCGCCGCACGCCTGCCCCGGCCTCACGCATCAAGCTGATGGCCAGCAAGGGCCACAAGCAGGCGAGCCGGCCTTCTCGCCAACCGttcacgtcggcggccatgacggcggcggtggcggccaaCGCGGCGGCCTTGCTGAATCCGCCCCcggagggcgccgtcgtcggcagcgcgGACGCCCCCTGGCTGCAGCTCACAGCCTACGAGCTCGCCAAGCTGAGGAAGCGCATGAAGAAGAACGCAACCTGGGCACCGAGCGACACCATGGTGGCGCGCGAGCTGAAGAATTTGGGTCGCGGTCCCGACGAATACCGCGACGCCAAGAAGCAGGCGGCAGCGGAGGGCAGGCCGTTCAATCCTACGGTGCCGATTCCGATGGTCGACAAAGCCTCGGGCGTGCCGCAGCTTCCGGCGGGAGCCATgagcgtcgacgccctcggcagcGGAGACCAACCTcccaccaccagcaccagcaccagcaccagcaccagcagggGCATGAAGCTCAACGAAGCGAAGAGGGTCAAGCGGGAGGCGTTGGCGAAGCTCGCCGCGGAAGAAGCCGAGgagtcggcgaggaagatggCGCACGCGGCCCAGCTCTTTCTCGGGAACGGCGGCCCCGGCAACTCGCAGGACGCCAGGACGCCCTCCGGAAATGCCAGGACGGGATCGCGGTCGAACGGCAAGCGGAAGCgagacgccgaggccgacgctcCGGAGGCGGAACGAGGCGAGACGCCGTCGCGTCCTCTGTCGAAACGAAGCAAGACGGAGACTCTCGCGCCCCCCCCGCGCCAGTCCTCGGTCGGTCAAGGCATGGACGGCTCCGGCTCTGGGAATCCCGCCCTTCTCACGCCCGGCAGCACCGCGGCCGTGACCCAGTCGGTGACGCCGGTACCGATCCCGATGCCTCCGCAGAACCAGTCGGCGAGATCGGCGGCCTCCCCGACGTCGGTGACGTCCAACGGAAACACCATCACGACCATGATACCGATCAAGCCCCCGGCTTCGCAGACGCCCATCCCGCTCCCCAGGACGGATCAGCGGcggacgatgacgccgatACCGGCGCCGACTCGAGACGCCAACACGAGGCGGGAGACGAGGGGAGAGGCGGCCAAGCGCACGCAGCAGCAAGCATCGGCTCCGTCGCAcgcggccgagccgtcgATCAGACAGTCCAGCTCACGCGGACCGACGCCGGCACCATCCATGACTCCCGAATCGCATCCGGGGCGGCGGCCCAGCTCTCGAGGCGCGGCTAGTCAAGAGCCACCGGCCTCGTTGGCGACGGACCGAACGCGGCGCGCCAGCACGGCACGCAACACGCCGGCGCCCGAATTCAAGCAGCCGCCGAAGCGGACGAAGCGGCCGGCGCCCGGCGTCGTCAGCACCACTAACAGCGGCGGGAACagcgccgtcggcaagcgcaaggccgcgccgaggaagaaggcccgtcaggcggcggaggcggagctGGAGGAGGTGGATGACGAGGGAAAGCCGATCGATCCGGACGAGCCTCGTTACTGCCTCTGCAACaacgtcggcttcggcaccaTGATCCAGTGCGACAACCTCGAG CATTGCAAGGAAGAATGGTTCCACCTCGGATGCGTGGGCCTCTCCGACATTCCGGCCCGCACGACGAAGTGGTACTGTCCCGACTGTCGAAGGCTCCTCAACATCGGCGAGAGAGGCGAGGTGAGCGCGCGCGGTGTGAGAAAGTAG
- a CDS encoding dolichol phosphate-mannose biosynthesis regulatory protein: protein MLDKLVGLAMLVAASVVFLYYTVWTLLMPFVDDDHPLQNFFLPRVWAVRIPVIIVLLGSAVVGSFLSMVMIRSNRKKAAKAKAAGKKKA, encoded by the exons ATG CTCGACAAACTCGTTGGCCTTGCCATGCTCGTGgccgcctccgtcgtctTTCTCTACTACACCGTCTGGACACTTCTCATG CcctttgtcgacgacgaccaccCGCTCCAGAACTTTTTCCTCCCCCGCGTATGGGCCGTCCGCATCCCCGTCATCATCGTTCTCCTTGGCTCCGCAGTTGTGGGATCATTCTTGAGCATGGTTATGATTCGAAGCAACCGGAAGAAGGctgccaaggccaaggctgCAGGGAAAAAGAAGGCGTAG
- a CDS encoding cell cycle control protein codes for MASAGVDMPRRERGGHRDGGDSYRPQRPQRPQPPPRTEEEKQATAKAEYEKLLNMRSGGTYIPPARLRALQAQITDKTSKEYQRMAWEALKKSINGLINKVNTGNIKHIVPELFGENLVRGRGLFCRSIMKAQAASLPFTPIYAAMAAIVNTKLPQVGELLVKRLVMQFRKGFRRNDKSVCLSSTTFLAHLINQQVQHEMLAGQMLLLLLHKPTDDSVEIAVGFCREVGQYIEDMQPTIAMAVFDQFRNILHEADIDKRTQYMIEVLFQVRKDKFKDNPAIKEELDLVEEEDQITHQVNLEGELDVQDGLNIFKFDPSWEENEEAYRKLKAEILGEDSGDEDDDDDDGDEDESSDEEDEETKAMEIKDQSNVDLVNLRRTIYLTIMSSADPEEAVHKLMKINLPTGLESELPSMIIECCSQEKTYTKFFGLIGERFAKINRLWCDLFEQAFVKYYETIHRYENNKLRNIAQLFGHMLGVDAIGWHCMSVIHLNEDETTSSSRIFIKILFQAIVEETGLPKLRAKMNDPVMQPSLAGLLPRDNPRNIRFSINYFTSIGMGALTEEMREYLQNMPKPALPAPPAQDNSDSDSVSSYSSYTGSSYSRSPSPSPNRAKVATELRQELVSVAEPGASEAKEAVQREQVSVAATREKGQARELMDDDGMNEYLGNMLRAVGAAKRSRTQDTPLSVEYRILSDATASSKLQADKILPTSTPSQLLRSLAGTELLHHPHATHASARFHPIDRHLATTVSKLADSDEARLGEIVAMAYEPRGDPGDRGGQDGGHLKIRGRRPVTDYSATVIQWLRNRTASYKGGYTGEAERPSASYIVDMIPPAGRPVSAADTIPSKHLHSSLNKIKHPVNVVRWTPEGRRLLTASTSGEFTLWNGTGFNFETIMQAHDAAIRALEYSHSDDWLISGDHDGLIKYWQPNFNNVQSIHAHSDPIRDLAFSPNDSKFVSASDDSTLKVFDFAMGQMESKLEGHGWDAKTVDWHPTKGLLVSGSKDHLVKLWDPRTSRCLTTLHGHKSTITKVTFEKVRGMCLATSARDQTARVFDLRTMRDICLLKGHEKDISTLSFHPIHPNLLSTGGMDGSLFHYLLDTPNTPPGQALTVAPYDSMEPSTTPAQSVWPTHKVPFAHDYAIWSLDWHPLGHILATGSNDRITRFWTRARPGDVDVSQDRYHIGEAAAEAQGTWDRRGNRRQRQEEEQQEMEDEMEALVDQDAQKLAASGLPGIPGLPLGGGVPGLGAVPPPPPMIPGVGAGAGAPLPPPLFPLPGLNGAPPPPLPGLDPNNPLDPARLLEMMKKAGVPLPPPGALPPGLIPPPGNVLSLPGGFPLQIPPPPPPPPPPVPHVESDKGDTIRRRAPLPSQEESLRHEQRHGKYTRAR; via the exons atggcgtcggctgGAGTAGACATGCCGCGTCGCGAGCGTGGAGGCCATCGTGATGGCGGCGACTCATATCGTCCCCAGCGCCCTCAGCGCCCCCAGCCGCCACCGCgcaccgaggaggagaagcaggcgacggccaaggcagAGTACGAGAAGCTCCTCAACATGAGGTCGGGGGGCACCTACATACCACCGGCGCGGCTGAGGGCGCTTCAGGCGCAGATAACGGACAAGACGAGCAAGGAGTACCAGCGGATGGCGTGGGAGGCGTTGAAGAAGAGCATCAACGGCCTCATCAACAAGGTCAACACGGGGAACATCAAGCACATCGTCCCCGAGCTGTTCGGCGAGAATCTCGTTCGTGGGAGGGGACTCTTCTGCCGATCCATCATGAAGGCGCAGGCGGCCAGTTTGCCCTTCACGCCCATCTacgcggccatggcggccattGTCAACACGAAGCTGCCGCAGGTCGGAGAGCTGTTGGTCAAGCGCCTCGTCATGCAGTTCCGCAAAGGCTTCAGGCGAAATGACAAGTCGGTGTGCCTGTCTTCGACAACCTTCCTCGCCCATCTCATCAACCAACAGGTCCAGCACGAGATGCTGGCGGGCCAGATGCTCCTGTTGCTGCTGCATAAGCCGACGGACGACAGCGTCGagatcgccgtcggcttctgcCGCGAAGTCGGCCAATACATCGAGGACATGCAGCCGACCAttgccatggccgtcttTGATCAATTTCGAAACATCCTGCACGAAGCCGACATCGACAAGCGAACGCAGTACATGATCGAGGTGCTCTTCCAGGTTCGAAAGGACAAGTTCAAGGACAACCCGGCCATCAAGGAGGAGCTGGACCttgtcgaggaagaggatCAGATCACGCATCAGGTCAACCTCGAGGGCGAACTTGACGTGCAGGATGGCCTCAACATTTTCAAGTTCGACCCGAGCTGGGAGGAGAACGAGGAGGCGTACAGAAAACTCAAGGCGGAAATTTTGGGCGAAGacagcggcgacgaagacgacgatgacgatgacggtgacgaagaTGAGAGCTCCGATGAGGAAGATGAGGAGACCAAAGCCATGGAGATCAAGGATCAATCCAACGTCGATCTTGTCAACCTGCGGAGGACCATCTACCTCACCATCATGTCGAGCGCCGATCCCGAGGAAGCGGTGCACAAGCTCATGAAGATCAACCTCCCGACGGGCCTCGAGTCGGAGTTGCCGTCGATGATCATCGAGTGTTGCTCGCAGGAGAAGACGTACACCAAGTTTTTCGGCCTCATCGGTGAGCGGTTTGCCAAGATCAACCGTCTCTGGTGCGACCTATTCGAGCAGGCCTTCGTCAAGTACTACGAGACGATCCATCGGTATGAGAACAACAAGCTTCGCAACATTGCCCAGCTGTTCGGCCACATGCTCGGCGTGGATGCCATCGGCTGGCACTGCATGTCGGTGATTCACCTGAACGAGGATGAAACAACGTCGAGCAGCCGCATCTTCATCAAGATTCTTTTTCaagccatcgtcgaggagacCGGACTGCCGAAGCTGAGGGCCAAGATGAATGATCCGGTAATGCAGCCGAGCCTTGCCGGTCTGCTGCCACGGGACAATCCTCGCAACATCAGGTTCTCCATCAACTACTTTACCAGTATCGGCATGGGCGCTCTCACGGAGGAGATGAGAGAGTACTTGCAAAACATGCCGAAGCCTGCTCTTCCGGCTCCCCCGGCGCAGGACAACTCGGATTCGGATTCCGTGTCGAGCTACTCGTCCTACACTGGATCGTCCTATTCGCGCTCGCCATCTCCGAGTCCGAATCGGG CCAAGGTCGCGACGGAATTACGGCAAGAGCTTGTCTCGGTCGCCGAGCCCGGCGCCTCCGAAGCGAAGGAGGCAGTACAGCGAGAGCAGGTCTCGGTCGCCGCCACCCGTGAAAAGGGGCAGGCGAGAGAGCtgatggatgatgatggcatGAATGAATACCTCGGGAACATGTTGCGCGCGGTGGGAGCAG CCAAGCGATCAAGGACCCAAGATACTCCGTTGTCCGTGG AGTACCGCATCCTCAGCGACGCCACGGCAAGCTCCAAGCTTCAAGCCGACAAAATCTTGCCCACTTCAACACCATCGCAACTTCTCCGATCGCTGGCCGGAACCGAACTGCTTCACCATCCACACGCGACGCATGCGAGCGCACGATTTCACCCCATTGACCGCCATCTTGCTACTACTGTCTCAAAACTAGCGGATTCTGACGAggctcgcctcggcgagaTCGTGGCCATGGCTTATGAGCCCCGTGGAGATCCCGGCGATCGCGGGGGACAAGATGGTGGACATCTCAAGATTCGTGGGAGAA GGCCCGTTACCGACTACAGCGCCACTGTCATCCAATGGCTGCGCAACCGGACGGCTTCGTACAAGGGCGGTTATACTGGTGAGGCGGAGAGACCCAGTGCAAGTTACATTGTGGAT ATGATCCCGCCGGCGGGCCGACCGGTGTCTGCTGCGGATACCATCCCCTCCAAGCATCTACACTCCTCCTTGAACAAGATCAAGCACCCTGTCAACGTCGTGAGATGGACTCCGGAAGGTCGCCGGCTcttgacggcatcgacgagcggAGAATTCACCCTCTGGAACGGTACTGGGTTCAATTTCGAGACCATCATGCAGGCCCACGACGCTGCCATTCGAGCTCTCGAGTACTCTCACAGCGACGACTGGCTGATCTCCGGTGATCACGATGGCCTAATCAAGTACTGGCAGCCAAACTTCAACAACGTGCAGAGCATCCACGCACACTCGGACCCCATCCGAGATCTCGCCTTCAGTCCCAACGACTCCAAGTTTGTGAGTGCCTCCGACGACTCGACCCTCAAAGTCTTCGACTTTGCCATGGGCCAGATGGAGTCCAAGCTAGAAGGACACGGATGGGATGCGAAGACGGTGGATTGGCACCCTACCAAGGGTTTATTGGTATCCGGGTCCAAGGATCATCTGGTCAAGCTGTGGGATCCCCGAACCAGTCGCTGCCTGACCACCCTTCACGGACACAAGAGCACCATCACCAAGGTTACGTTCGAAAAGGTTCGCGGCATGTGCCTTGCGACGTCGGCTCGAGACCAGACGGCACGCGTATTCGACCTCCGGACGATGCGAGATATATGCCTCCTGAAAGGGCACGAAAAGGATATTTCGACATTGTCCTTCCACCCGATCCATCCCAACCTGCTCTCGACCGGAGGCATGGACGGCTCCCTCTTCCACTACCTACTCGACACCCCCAACACCCCTCCCGGTCAGGCCTTGACTGTGGCGCCGTATGACAGTATGGAGCCCAGCACGACGCCTGCGCAATCCGTCTGGCCGACGCACAAGGTACCTTTTGCACATGACTACGCCATTTGGTCGCTAGACTGGCACCCTCTTGGCCACATCCTGGCTACCGGATCCAACGACAGGATCACCCGCTTCTGGACCCGCGCCAGGCCCGGGGATGTCGACGTCTCCCAAGACCGATATCacatcggcgaggccgcggccgaaGCCCAGGGCACCTGGGACCGTCGGGGCAATCGTCGACAGCGACAGGAGGAAGAGCAGCAAGAGATGGAGGATGAGATggaggccctcgtcgaccaagATGCCCAAAAGCTCGCCGCTTCTGGTCTGCCTGGCATCCCGGGCCTTCCCCTGGGCGGCGGTGTCCCCGGCCTGGGAGCCgtccctccgccgccgcccatgaTCCCCggtgtcggcgccggcgccggggcTCCCCTGCCACCTCCTTTGTTCCCTCTTCCGGGGCTCAAcggagcgccgccgcctccgttGCCAGGTCTCGACCCCAACAACCCTCTCGACCCCGCTCGTCTCCTCGAGATGATGAAGAAAGCTGGTGTCCCCTTGCCGCCCCCGGGCGCGCTGCCTCCCGGCCTCATTCCGCCGCCCGGGAATGTTCTTTCGCTGCCCGGCGGCTTTCCGCTGCaaatcccgccgccgccgccgccgccgcctccaccCGTTCCGCATGTGGAGAGCGACAAGGGCGACACCATCAGACGACGGGCACCTCTTCCCAGCCAAGAGGAGAGCCTGCGTCACGAGCAGCGGCACGGCAAGTACACGAGAGCCCGGTAG